Proteins encoded in a region of the Limanda limanda chromosome 17, fLimLim1.1, whole genome shotgun sequence genome:
- the LOC133023017 gene encoding far upstream element-binding protein 2-like isoform X1 → MSEFSTDPSPGPGAPPGGQAALGNGSAAIQKDAFADAVQRARQIAAKIGGDAGPPVNIIAASDGFPFTAPKRQLEDADEPESKKLAAQRDFDSANALSIGAQLAALAQQRPSSGTEEYNVPDSMVGLVIGRGGEQISKIQQESGCKVQIAPDSGGLPERSVSLTGSQDSIQKARMLLDEIVSRGRGEPTASYHESTNGQNGTVHEMMIPAGKAGLVIGKGGETIKQLQERAGVKMILIQDASQGPNVDKPLRIIGDPYKVQQAQEMVEEILRERDHAGFSERNDFSSRMGGGMDVPVPRHSVGVVIGRNGEMIKKIQNDSGVRIQFKQDDGTGPEKIAHISGPPDCCEHAAQIINDLLQSIRVREEGQGGPPGPPGMPAGNRGRGGGQGDWGPPGGEMTFSIPAHKCGLVIGRGGENVKSINQQTGAFVEISRQPPPNGDPNFKLFIIRGSPQQVDHAKQLIEEKIEGPLCPVGPGPGGPGPAGPLGPYNPNPYNPGPPGAPGPPHGGPPGPHQYNPQGWSNTYQQWQPQAHHDPGKAAANDPNAAWAAYYAQYYQQPSGAVPTQYPANPTGGDHTSGDQTQPAQTPGGQPDYTKAWEEYYKKMGQTGASVPGSAAAAPGAAGSAASTTGGQPDYSAAWAEYYRQQSAYYGPTGQAPGQPAPPQ, encoded by the exons ATGTCGGAGTTCAGCACGGACCCCTCGCCTGGCCCCGGGGCTCCTCCCGGCGGGCAGGCGGCTCTTGGGAACGGGTCTGCGGCCATCCAGAAAGATGCGTTCGCAGACGCGGTGCAGCGGGCCCGGCAG ATTGCAGCTAAGATTGGGGGTGATGCCGGTCCTCCCGTGAACATCATCGCTGCATCCGATGGCTTTCCATTCACTGCACCGAAACGACAGCTGGAGGATGCAG ATGAACCAGAGAGTAAGAAACTGGCTGCACAAAGGGACTTCGACTCAGCAAACGCACTAT CTATTGGTGCACAGCTTGCTGCTCTTgcgcaacaaag GCCTTCTTCCGGCACAGAGGAGTACAATGTCCCTGACAGCATGGTGGGACTAG ttATTGGCCGTGGAGGTGAACAGATCAGTAAAATACAACAGGAGTCAGGTTGCAAGGTTCAGATAGCTCCAG acagtGGAGGCCTTCCAGAGAGGAGTGTCTCTCTCACTGGTTCCCAGGACTCGATACA AAAAGCCAGGATGCTGCTGGATGAGATAGTGTCACGAGGGAGGGGCGAACCCACTGCTTCTTATCACGAGTCCACCAATGGGCAGAATGGCACCGTTCATGAAATGATGATCCCAGCTGGCAAGGCCGGCCTTGTCATTGGCAAGGGAGGAGAGACCATCAAGCAACTACAG GAGCGTGCAGGAGTAAAGATGATCCTGATCCAGGATGCCTCTCAGGGACCTAATGTTGACAAACCCCTGCGTATTATTGGAGACCCATATAAAGTCCAg CAAGCCCAGGAAATGGTGGAGGAGattctgagggagagagaccacGCCGGCTTCAGTGAACGAAATGACTTCAGCTCCCGAATGGGAGGTGGCatggat GTCCCGGTGCCGCGACACTCCGTTGGTGTTGTCATTGGACGCAATGGAGAGATGATCAAGAAAATCCAGAATGATTCTGGAGTTCGGATACAGTTCAAACAAG ATGATGGGACTGGTCCAGAGAAGATTGCGCACATCAGTGGGCCTCCTGACTGCTGCGAACATGCCGCCCAGATCATCAACGACCTGCTGCAGAGCATCCGGGTCAGGGAGGAGGGACAGGGG GGTCCTCCAGGTCCTCCAGGCATGCCTGCAGGTAACAGGGGCAGAGGAGGCGGACAAGGCGACTGGGGTCCCCCAGGAGGGGAAATGACCTTCTCTATTCCTGCCCACAAGTGTGGGCTCGTGATTGGCCGGGGAGGTGAGAATGTCAAGTCTATCAACCAGCAGACGGGGGCATTTGTGGAAATCTCAAGACAGCCGCCCCCCAACGGAGACCCCAACTTCAAGCTGTTTATCATCAGGGGCTCACCGCAGCAGGTCGACCACGCCAAGCAGCTCATTGAGGAAAAGATTGAA GGTCCTTTGTGTCCTGTGGGCCCAGGGCCAGGTGGACCAGGTCCTGCTGGTCCACTGGGTCCCTACAACCCCAACCCCTACAACCCTGGACCGCCTGGGGCCCCTGGACCACCACA TGGTGGTCCTCCAGGTCCTCACCAGTACAATCCTCAGGGCTGGAGCAACACCTACCAGCAGTGGCAGCCCCAGGCACACCACGACCCAG GCAAGGCAGCAGCTAATGACCCTAACGCAGCCTGGGCGGCATACTACGCTCAGTACTACCAGCAGCCGTCGGGGGCTGTGCCGACCCAGTACCCCGCAAACCCAACTGGAGGAGACCATACATCAGGCGACCAGACCCAGCCCGCACAGACACCGGGGGGGCAGCCAGACTACACCAAGGCCTGGGAGGAGTACTACAAGAAGATGG GCCAGACAGGAGCTTCCGTCCCTGGCTCTGCAGCCGCAGCTCCGGGAGCAGCAGGGTCAGCGGCATCCACAACGGGAGGTCAGCCGGACTATAGCGCAGCCTGGGCCGAGTACTACAGGCAGCAGTCTGCGTACTATGGGCCGACAGGACAGGCTCCTGGGCAGCCAGCCCCTCCCCAGTAA
- the LOC133023017 gene encoding far upstream element-binding protein 2-like isoform X2 translates to MSEFSTDPSPGPGAPPGGQAALGNGSAAIQKDAFADAVQRARQIAAKIGGDAGPPVNIIAASDGFPFTAPKRQLEDADEPESKKLAAQRDFDSANALSIGAQLAALAQQRPSSGTEEYNVPDSMVGLVIGRGGEQISKIQQESGCKVQIAPDSGGLPERSVSLTGSQDSIQKARMLLDEIVSRGRGEPTASYHESTNGQNGTVHEMMIPAGKAGLVIGKGGETIKQLQERAGVKMILIQDASQGPNVDKPLRIIGDPYKVQQAQEMVEEILRERDHAGFSERNDFSSRMGGGMDVPVPRHSVGVVIGRNGEMIKKIQNDSGVRIQFKQDDGTGPEKIAHISGPPDCCEHAAQIINDLLQSIRVREEGQGGPPGPPGMPAGNRGRGGGQGDWGPPGGEMTFSIPAHKCGLVIGRGGENVKSINQQTGAFVEISRQPPPNGDPNFKLFIIRGSPQQVDHAKQLIEEKIEGPLCPVGPGPGGPGPAGPLGPYNPNPYNPGPPGAPGPPHGGPPGPHQYNPQGWSNTYQQWQPQAHHDPARSPGQ, encoded by the exons ATGTCGGAGTTCAGCACGGACCCCTCGCCTGGCCCCGGGGCTCCTCCCGGCGGGCAGGCGGCTCTTGGGAACGGGTCTGCGGCCATCCAGAAAGATGCGTTCGCAGACGCGGTGCAGCGGGCCCGGCAG ATTGCAGCTAAGATTGGGGGTGATGCCGGTCCTCCCGTGAACATCATCGCTGCATCCGATGGCTTTCCATTCACTGCACCGAAACGACAGCTGGAGGATGCAG ATGAACCAGAGAGTAAGAAACTGGCTGCACAAAGGGACTTCGACTCAGCAAACGCACTAT CTATTGGTGCACAGCTTGCTGCTCTTgcgcaacaaag GCCTTCTTCCGGCACAGAGGAGTACAATGTCCCTGACAGCATGGTGGGACTAG ttATTGGCCGTGGAGGTGAACAGATCAGTAAAATACAACAGGAGTCAGGTTGCAAGGTTCAGATAGCTCCAG acagtGGAGGCCTTCCAGAGAGGAGTGTCTCTCTCACTGGTTCCCAGGACTCGATACA AAAAGCCAGGATGCTGCTGGATGAGATAGTGTCACGAGGGAGGGGCGAACCCACTGCTTCTTATCACGAGTCCACCAATGGGCAGAATGGCACCGTTCATGAAATGATGATCCCAGCTGGCAAGGCCGGCCTTGTCATTGGCAAGGGAGGAGAGACCATCAAGCAACTACAG GAGCGTGCAGGAGTAAAGATGATCCTGATCCAGGATGCCTCTCAGGGACCTAATGTTGACAAACCCCTGCGTATTATTGGAGACCCATATAAAGTCCAg CAAGCCCAGGAAATGGTGGAGGAGattctgagggagagagaccacGCCGGCTTCAGTGAACGAAATGACTTCAGCTCCCGAATGGGAGGTGGCatggat GTCCCGGTGCCGCGACACTCCGTTGGTGTTGTCATTGGACGCAATGGAGAGATGATCAAGAAAATCCAGAATGATTCTGGAGTTCGGATACAGTTCAAACAAG ATGATGGGACTGGTCCAGAGAAGATTGCGCACATCAGTGGGCCTCCTGACTGCTGCGAACATGCCGCCCAGATCATCAACGACCTGCTGCAGAGCATCCGGGTCAGGGAGGAGGGACAGGGG GGTCCTCCAGGTCCTCCAGGCATGCCTGCAGGTAACAGGGGCAGAGGAGGCGGACAAGGCGACTGGGGTCCCCCAGGAGGGGAAATGACCTTCTCTATTCCTGCCCACAAGTGTGGGCTCGTGATTGGCCGGGGAGGTGAGAATGTCAAGTCTATCAACCAGCAGACGGGGGCATTTGTGGAAATCTCAAGACAGCCGCCCCCCAACGGAGACCCCAACTTCAAGCTGTTTATCATCAGGGGCTCACCGCAGCAGGTCGACCACGCCAAGCAGCTCATTGAGGAAAAGATTGAA GGTCCTTTGTGTCCTGTGGGCCCAGGGCCAGGTGGACCAGGTCCTGCTGGTCCACTGGGTCCCTACAACCCCAACCCCTACAACCCTGGACCGCCTGGGGCCCCTGGACCACCACA TGGTGGTCCTCCAGGTCCTCACCAGTACAATCCTCAGGGCTGGAGCAACACCTACCAGCAGTGGCAGCCCCAGGCACACCACGACCCAG CCCGGTCTCCAGGCCAGTAG
- the atad5a gene encoding ATPase family AAA domain-containing protein 5, producing the protein MAGVVAMASVIEDFDTQPCKKSRKDGGSPVVKTITNYFSPVAKPAEKPFSPPRSNNIMDYFSRRPPTSKEKTSPSEQSKENCQTSQSTEKHNGSEAAVKPPSQKRGRKAIKAARRLVEAENVSSTGEMDCVITDEPEQCKDSAAEVTSSCGVLGSDTAALLAQRSAEASDSAGTSERSVAVKQTEKDDLDNGSQCGNKLKPELKSIPSSPPVPVRDKAKQVKTGARNSKKKHQQEAKQPEPEEKEAETSLCEVDMEINEDQALQSRNSTVTVSFEDFVRSQSQDKDGEGKDEESEITSYAEEMKNDQSKTVGAAEPLLQISPRTVTIQAQVHAVSPKREAVKAVGKLASIFSKRKGPVSPAEAVSSPPTEAEHQLPSTLLSVKRKSNVVLQEEDLELAVLESESTPKCTVVERKQFMAAFKQPSLDGSKTKPVKCQGKQKQPGEKNSDDAAENDAEEDSVIPLTVEQVPADSQENSVPKKKPGRRGRKKAKDETEAVTTSLTVAAAPPPPVEEAVVMINDDKEEEPAIPPVRRSRREALVKQETKSTPVRKTRTHPKSKDTAGSAASPDGPAQMSTPKTRKSKHGVFVAQMVFEPDTEESPIRIKFTRIRRNVSGSKAESGSGINTSVATKTSKKRKQAKKLVEKAKVIQQSKKSAVRRSSRNEASSKKSYSENEDSVICLEEDKTATRVALEKNKARKRMRSLNDVLGKASPAGKETKAVPACKEKSSRKVSGVISIFDEGSREGSENSQDNEQFKARRDFLKSGLPETFRKQIAKTAATKEAYSVSCSSFQPVIHMKQPPKDCPLWNLPWPESPLLSPLKPLRSQTSSFPTVSGSLSLRTEPARRDLCERGSGWRPEISESVRRLLIEEVRTCNPAFPIQMFISRFLKRRTDHQQLTSASETAPTVGGKRKRMDDEGENRVKVAKKPRGHSEESNSTSEPEPTKRRGRPRKVQRSKQEAKEKARPSNTAAPISSEDDSVIVLDEDTVENDVVKEEVLWTDKYQPQHSSDIMGNTASVRRLHSWLKEWKLRADRDERKKQKDKKQEEGSKDSDWDCAEEDSQDAEDMCNSMLITGPTGIGKTAAVYACAQELGFKVFEVNASSQRSGRLILSQLREATQSHQVDSQGVNAHKPTYFNSYGTSSSAGRPGSSPRKINSPRRVVSSPRKPPQSPRGAKKGALAPTSLASFFKMGRPANKEQLNSKKNEQTAASKKVGKISNEVANKHKDLTVKSPAATTPKDNSEEQSKKTATSLILFEEVDVIFDEDSGFLAAIKTFMTTTKRPVILTTSDPAFSAMFDGYFEEIHFKTPSVLNVSSYLQLLCLAEDMRTDQSDISSLLRLNGCDIRQSLLQLQFWTRSAGGRHVTKPQTHTDNNAELKPETDGEATETSVPPTLPPCDTGCTESRLGFLNIEPERDIWELLKSQSLEEPVCWKLLKDCRRRGVDLLYSNMEKLLPLPLTQLTAPICKPEKSVSESENHPSVDPKKQPSSTCLPSDTLLSHARVLHVAESGDCSDDGSPIKVSNRMKKNKRRHCVPGQDGLNSDSDSEESFLSLSKPQGDPQAKEEVKERLVSEKVKRKQLTPEERMKSLPVSQCLASIADFLDNMSYLDSSLHVHPEGEDNHSRMAPFGAVVKDGMTDESRVETDRGSWETRERVLEIQAAVEALSFHRCRCSAAETWDKAQQLEGELGHEAAGELTLPVAPHREGYSFSQEGPCKPQLVQVRREVMEGLTLKGGVGTLGNRPAAALDYLPVLRTICKSERLKEKGKVKRRFLHYLDAIHLGLDKTTLQHLAEDFP; encoded by the exons ATGGCTGGTGTTGTGGCTATGGCATCTGTCATTGAGGATTTTGACACACAG CCTTGCAAGAAATCCCGCAAAGATGGTGGCAGTCCGGTTGTTAAGACAATCACAAACTATTTCTCTCCGGTGGCCAAGCCTGCGGAGAaacccttctctcctcctcggtCAAACAACATCATGGACTACTTCAGCAGGAGACCTCCGACCTCCAAAGAAAAGACCAGCCCGTCGGAACAGTCTAAAGAGAACTGTCAGACATCTCAGTCTACCGAGAAACACAACGGCTCAGAAGCAGCAGTGAAACCGCCATCTCAGAAACGGGGTAGAAAGGCCATCAAGGCTGCTAGAAGACTTGTGGAGGCTGAAAATGTTAGCTCGACAGGGGAGATGGACTGCGTGATTACGGATGAACCAGAGCAGTGCAAGGACTCAGCAGCGGAGGTGACCAGTAGCTGTGGGGTGCTTGGTAGTGACACAGCAGCTCTGTTGGCCCAGCGCAGCGCCGAGGCTTCTGACAGTGCTGGGACATCAGAGAGGAGTGTCGCTGTTAAACAGACTGAAAAAGATGATCTTGACAATGGTTCCCAGTGTGGTAACAAACTTAAACCAGAGCTGAAGAGCATTCCCTCATCTCCACCTGTACCTGTGAGAGATAAGGCAAAACAGGTTAAAACTGGTGCACGGAATTCCAAGAAGAAGCATCAACAGGAGGCAAAGCAACCAGaaccagaggagaaagaggcagagacCTCTCTGTGTGAGGTTGACATGGAGATTAATGAAGATCAGGCCTTACAGTCAAGAAACAGCACGGTCACAGTATCCTTTGAGGATTTTGTGCGAAGTCAGAGTCAGGACAAAGATGGAGAGGGCAAAGACGAGGAAAGTGAAATCACATCATatgcagaggaaatgaaaaatgatCAGTCGAAAACTGTGGGGGCTGCGGAGCCATTACTCCAAATCTCACCCCGAACTGTAACCATCCAGGCTCAGGTGCATGCAGTCTCACCCAAACGGGAAGCAGTCAAGGCTGTTGGAAAGTTAGCTTCTATCTTTAGCAAGAGAAAAGGGCCAGTGAGCCCTGCAGAAGCAGTATCATCTCCCCCGACAGAAGCTGAACACCAACTTCCATCTACCTTGCTGAGTGTCAAAAGGAAATCCAATGTGGTTCTTCAAGAGGAGGACCTAGAGCTGGCTGTGCTCGAGAGCGAATCCACGCCGAAGTGCACCGTGGTGGAGAGGAAGCAGTTCATGGCTGCCTTCAAACAGCCCAGCCTGGACGGGTCCAAAACCAAACCTGTGAAGTGTCAGGGGAAGCAAAAGCAACCTGGAGAGAAGAATTCAGATGATGCAGCAGAGAACGATGCTGAGGAGGACAGCGTCATCCCTCTCACTGTTGAGCAAGTCCCGGCTGACTCTCAGGAAAACAGTGTACCTAAAAAGAAACCAGGAAGAAGAGGCAGGAAGAAGGCTAAGGACGAAACTGAGGCTGTCACCACCTCACTTActgtggctgctgctcctcctcctcctgtggaaGAAGCGGTAGTCATGATCAATGATGATAAAGAAGAGGAGCCCGCCATCCCACCTGTGAGGAGGTCCAGAAGAGAGGCTTTAGTCAAGCAAGAAACCAAATCCACTCCTGTAAGAAAAACCAGAACACATCCCAAGTCAAAGGATACGGCTGGTTCTGCAGCTTCCCCTGACGGCCCTGCCCAGATGTCCACCCCAAAGACACGGAAGTCCAAGCACGGAGTCTTTGTAGCACAGATGGTGTTTGAGCCTGACACAGAAGAAAGTCCGATCAG GATTAAATTTACTAGGATCCGTAGAAATGTTTCTGGGTCAAAGGCTGAAAGTGGAAGTGGCATCAACACGTCTGTGGCCACTAAA ACATCAAAAAAAAGGAAGCAGGCAAAGAAGTTGGTGGAGAAAGCCAAAGTGATACAGCAGAGTAAGAAAAGTGCAGTCAGGCGTTCGTCACGAAATGAGGCGTCCTCTAAGAAGAGCTACTCTGAAAATGAG GATTCTGTCATCTGCCTGGAGGAGGACAAGACTGCCACCCGGGTGGCACTAGAAAAGAATAAAGCCCGGAAACGTATGCGAAGTCTAAATGATGTTCTTGGCAAAGCCTCACCAGCTGGCAAAGAGACCAAGGCTGTCCCAG CCTGTAAAGAGAAGAGTTCTCGGAAGGTGTCCGGAGTGATTTCAATCTTTGATGAGGGCAGCCGAGAGGGCTCTGAAAACTCGCAGGACAATGAGCAATTCAAGGCTCGAAGAGACTTTTTGAAGAGTGGTCTCCCAGAGACCTTCAGGAAGCAGATAGCCAAGACCGCTGCCACAAAAGAGGCATActctgtctcctgctcctccttccagCCAGTCATACACATGAAGCAACCACCAAAGG ATTGCCCTCTTTGGAATCTACCGTGGCCTGAATCTCCGTTACTGTCTCCACTGAAACCGCTTCGGAGCCAAACATCCTCCTTTCCAACTGTTAGTGGCTCCTTGAGTTTGAGGACTGAACCAGCTCGTAGAGACTTGTGTGAAAGG GGTTCGGGCTGGAGACCTGAGATCTCTGAAAGTGTTCGCCGGCTTCTCATCGAAGAGGTCAGGACCTGTAACCCTGCCTTCCCTATTCAGATGTTCATCAGTCGCTTCCTGAAGAGACGCACTGACCACCAGCAGCTTACCTCTGCCTCAG AAACGGCACCAACAGTAGGaggcaagaggaagaggatggatGACGAAGGGGAGAACAGAGTGAAGGTTGCTAAGAAGCCGCGGGGCCATTCAGAAGAGAGCAATTCCACGTCTGAGCCAGAGCCAACAAAAAGAAGAGGCCGCCCGAGAAAGGTGCAGAGATCCAAGCAGGAGGCAAAAGAGAAAGCCAGGCCCTCCAACACAGCTGCTCCCATCTCGTCCGAGGACGACTCTGTGATTGTGCTGGATGAAGACACTGTGGAAAACG ATGTGGTGAAGGAGGAAGTGTTGTGGACCGACAAATATCAGCCCCAGCACTCCAGTGACATCATGGGCAACACTGCCTCAGTGAGGAGGCTGCACAG tTGGCTAAAGGAATGGAAACTCCGTGCAGACCGAGATGAGAGAAAAAAgcagaaagacaagaaacaagagGAAGGAAGCAAGG ACTCAGACTGGGACTGTGCAGAGGAGGACTCGCAGGATGCAGAGGACATGTGTAATTCAATGCTGATCACAGGACCCACCGGAATAGGAAAGACTGCTGCCGTCTATGCATGTGCCCAAGAGCTGGGCTTCAAG GTATTTGAGGTGAACGCTTCGTCTCAGCGGAGCGGCCGACTTATTCTGTCCCAGCTGAGGGAAGCCACTCAGTCACACCAGGTGGACAGCCAGGGGGTCAACGCCCACAAACCCACCTACTTCAACAGCTACGGCACAAGCAGCAGCGCTGGCAGGCCTGGATCCTCTCCTA GAAAGATTAACTCTCCTCGCAGGGTGGTTTCCTCTCCCAGGAAACCTCCCCAGTCGCCAAGAGGTGCCAAAAAAGGTGCTCTGGCTCCCACCTCTTTGGCCAGCTTCTTCAAAATGGGGCGACCCGCCAACAAGGAGCAACTAAACAGTAAGAAGAATGAACAAACAG CTGCTTCCAAGAAAGTTGGGAAAATAAGTAATGAGGTTGCCAATAAGCATAAAGACCTCACAGTGAAGTCCCCAGCAGCTACGACCCCTAAAGACAACAGTGAAGAGCAGAGCAAGAAGACGGCCACCTCGCTCATCCTGTTTGAAGAGGTGGATGTTATTTTCGATGAAGACTCTGGGTTTCTAGCTGCCATCAAGACATTCATGACCACCACCAAGAGGCCTGTCATCCTCACTACCAGTG ATCCTGCTTTCAGCGCCATGTTCGATGGCTACTTTGAAGAGATCCACTTTAAAACGCCGTCAGTG TTAAATGTGAGCAGCTACTTGCAGCTGCTGTGTCTGGCTGAAGACATGAGAACAGACCAGTCAGACATCAGCTCCCTGCTCAGACTCAATGGCTGTGACATCCGGCAGAGTTTACTGCAGCTGCAGTTCTGGACTCGCAGTGCAGGGGGTCGCCACGTAACCAAGCCACAGACGCACACTGACAACAATG CTGAACTGAAGCCGGAAACAGACGGAGAGGCAACAGAGACGTCTGtcccccccactctccctccctgtgaCACTGGCTGCACtgagagcagactgggcttccTGAATATTGAACCTGAGAGAGACATCTGGGAGCTGCTTAAG AGCCAGAGTCTGGAGGAGCCGGTCTGCTGGAAGCTGCTGAAAGACTGCAGGCGACGAGGAGTTGATCTGCTTTATTCCAACATGGAGAAACTCTTACCTCTACCACTCACACAGTTGACTGCACCAATCTGCAAGCCAGAGAAATCTGTTTCTGAATCAGAAAACCATCCTTCTGTTGATCCCAAAAAGCAGCCGTCATCCACCTGCCTGCCGTCCGACACGCTGCTATCTCATGCCAGGGTTTTGCACGTGGCAGAGTCCGGTGATTGCTCAGATGATGGCAGTCCAATTAAAGTTTCCAACAGaatgaagaagaacaagaggagGCACTGTGTGCCTGGCCAAGATGGACTGAACTCGGACTCTGACTCAGAAGAAAGTTTTCTGTCATTGTCCAAGCCGCAGGGGGATCCTCAGGCAAAGGAGGAAGTTAAAGAGAGGTTAGTTTCAGAAAAGGTGAAAAGGAAACAGCTGACTCCTGAAGAGCGCATGAAAAGTCTCCCAGTCTCCCAGTGTCTAGCATCAATAGCTGACTTTTTAGACAACATGTCCTACTTGGACTCCTCCTTGCACGTCCATCCAGAAGGAGAAGACAATCACAGTAGAATGGCACCATTCGGTGCAGTGGTTAAAGACGGGATGACGGATGAGTCCAGGGTCGAGACTGACCGAGGGAGCTGGGAGACGCGAGAGCGCGTCTTGGAGATCCAAGCTGCCGTGGAGGCGCTGAGCTTCCACAGGTGTCggtgttcagctgcagagaCCTGGGACAAAGCCCAACAGCTGGAAGGAGAGCTTGGAcatgaggctgcaggagaactCACCCTCCCTGTGGCCCCTCATCGTGAAGGTTACAGCTTCTCTCAGGAGGGTCCCTGCAAACCACA GCTGGtccaggtgaggagagaagtGATGGAGGGTCTGACGCTGAAAGGAGGGGTCGGTACTCTGGGAAACAGACCAGCGGCTGCTCTGGACTATTTGCCAGTGCTACGCACCATCTGCAAATCGGAGAGGCTGAAGGAGAAGGGCAAAGTTAAACGGAG GTTTCTGCACTACCTTGATGCAATCCACCTTGGTCTTGACAAAACCACACTACAGCACCTCGCTGAAGACTTCCCCTGA
- the adap2 gene encoding arf-GAP with dual PH domain-containing protein 2: MANRERNKKILLELVKLPDNSKCADCGASDPDWAPYKLGVFVCLNCSGVHRSLSTHVKSIKLDFWDDELVEFMKSNGNASAQAVYEKAVPPYYYRPREKDSVVLREQWIHAKYERLEFKGETKYPPIPYTTGFYEGWLWKKGKENTQFLKRKFVLSERQFTLTYYNKENESKGPKAVISIKDLNATFQPEKIGHPHGLQLTYQDADHTRNLYVYHERPEEIVTWYNAIRAARYAYLKTAYPTGSDEELIPKITRNYLKEGYMEKTGPLQKELFKKRWFILDSQNRKLFYFKGQLDAEELGVIFIGTDSNGYSVKACIPNHARGNKWQCGVKVETPERQFVFMCEQEREQREWLEALRQVLSRPMAPQDYAIEANLHYKQ; this comes from the exons ATGGCAAACAGAGAGCGAAACAAAAAGATCTTACTGGAGCTCGTGAAGCTGCCGGACAACAGCAAGTGTGCGGACTGCGGCGCGTCTG ATCCAGACTGGGCGCCTTACAagctgggtgtgtttgtgtgtctgaactGCTCTGGCGTCCACCGCAGCCTGTCCACCCACGTGAAATCTATCAAGCTGGACTTCTGGGATGATGAGCTGGTGGAG TTCATGAAATCCAACGGCAATGCCAGCGCCCAGGCCGTGTATGAGAAAGCTGTTCCACCGTACTACTATCGGCCCAGGGAAAAGGACTCTGT GGTCCTGAGAGAGCAGTGGATCCATGCCAAATACGAAAGGTTGGAATTCAAAGGGGAAACAAAGTATCCACCAATTCCATACACAACAG GTTTCTATGAAGGGTGGCTGtggaagaaaggaaaagagaacaCACAGTTTCTGAAGAGGAAGTTCGTGCTGTCAGAGAGACAATTCACACTGACTTACTACAACAAGGAAAAT GAGTCCAAAGGCCCCAAAGCTGTGATCTCCATCAAGGACCTGAACGCCACTTTTCAGCCGGAGAAGATTGGTCATCCTCACGGGCTGCAGCTCACCTACCAAGACGCCGATCACACCAGGAACCTGTATGTCTACCACGAGAGGCCTGAG gaAATAGTCACATGGTACAACGCCATTCGCGCTGCTCGCTATGcatatctgaaaacagcatATCCGACTGGAAGCGATGAAGAA CTGATACCAAAGATAACAAGAAACTACCTCAAAGAGGGATACATGGAAAAGACGGGGCCGCTA CAGAAGGAGCTGTTCAAAAAGAGGTGGTTTATTTTGGACTCTCAAAACAGGAAATTGTTCTACTTCAAAGGCCAGCTG GACGCAGAGGAGTTGGGGGTCATTTTCATCGGCACCGACAGCAACGGTTACTCTGTGAAGGCGTGCATCCCGAACCATGCTCGGGGAAACAAGTGGCAGTGTGGCGTGAAGGTGGAGACCCCCGAGCGACAGTTTGTCTTCATGTGCgagcaggagagggagcagagagagtgGCTGGAGGCTCTCAGACAGGTCCTGTCCAGGCCCATGGCGCCGCAGGACTATGCCA TTGAAGCCAACCTCCACTATAAACAATGA